The genomic stretch TCAGGATGTCTCCGCGGGAAACGGGCATCCACTTTTCCTCGACGTTATGCCGGACGTAGACTGCGCCCTTCACGGCAACCACCCTGATATCGGCGCGCACCGACGCAGCGCCGAGTAAACCGAGCAACAGAATCATCATCGTTGTTTTCATGGCATCACCTTTCTTCTAAAACCCCGCCAAAAGCCCGCAGCCTAAAGGCTGCGGCTACCTATTTTTTTCGTTCCGGCGCAGAGCGCCGGTATATGCGTTCCCACGCAGAGCGTGGGAACGAGGAGTCGTCCTACTCCACTACACCCACGTCCACGACACGCACCCAGCCGCGGACCATTCCGAGATTTACTTCGACATCGTTGAAGTACTCGCGAGCGCCCATCTTCCATGCGTCGTCGAATCCCTTCGTGATCGCGGTCGTCTCGATCGGAAGCCACACCGACTCTTCGCGCCGGTCGTTCGGCCTGATCACGTAGATCTTCGGATTGTCGCTCAGTAACGATGCTTCCCCCGGCTTGATACCCGTATCGAACATCAGGTAGATGTGCGAATCGGCGGGGTGATCCGGCGGCACGACGTCGACAAATGCCGTCGACATCCCGATACTTGCAAGCAGAGCGGCATAGCAGACGCTCATGTCGTCGCAGTCGCCTCCCCGGATCCGGAGAGTCTCGGAGGGATACTGGACAAAATCTTCGCTCTTCTTGGGATCGTTCACGTAGAGAAGCTGCGTGGCAAATTCGTTGAACAAAATCCTCGCGCGCGCGACATTCGAAAGGACGCCGGGCACCGTATCGAGAAGCCCCTTGTAGTGGTTCAAATACGACCGTGTGAACCTGAGGACTTCGGAATCCGCCGGCGTCACAAAATACCTCAGGACCGAGACGTCGCCGTTCCAGTCGTTCCTGGCGTGAATGAGCACGCGGCTCTGATACCGGTCGTCATACCTCCCGTCGCCGGTCACCGCGGTGACGTTTACCTCGCCATTTCGTATGCTTGGAGAGCGCGCGGAACGGATCGAATCGTTAAAAACCGCATAGAGCGGAATGCCCGCCGTGTCGCCGGCCGGAACGGTGGCCGGCTTCGTCTCGGTCGGCGCATCCATCAACTTGTCGACAAAGAAACTGAGTTTCGCGTCGATTGCTTCGCCTGTCACGTTCCGGACGATCGCTCTGCCGACGGGCCGGTAGGCATAGACCGTCTGGAGAACGGGAAAGAAGTCGCCGCTCATGTCGACGCGATCGATCTGAACAGGGTTGGGATGGACGCCGCCGAGGGTGATGCGGGCGGTCAATGAAAGCCGGTCCCCCGTGAACGGATTGTATTCGAGGCTTCCGATGTCGGACTGTTGAAATGAACTGAGCGCGGCGGAACCCTTCCGGTTCTCCTCCGAAACGAATTTGAGATAGCTCGCATCGAGCCTGACGGGCCCGTAGGAGCCGCCGGCACCGACGGAGAGTGCGTCTGCGGAGAGCGAGGCCGAACCATCGATGTACAATCCACCACGGAGTAGAACATGAAACGGTCCGGTCCACTCTCCGCCTACGCGAAACTGTTTTCTTGTGTCGCCATCCAGACTCACGAGGGCGCCATCCGCCACCTCGTACCCGAGGCCCATGCGAACGTATCGCGGGAGCGTCAACTCGTACTGCTGCGCATCCCCGGTGAGCCGGGATTCCACAATTTGAAAGAGGTTTTTCGCCACGAGCCCGAGCCTGACTCCGGCCGGGTGGCTCCAGAGGACTCCCACATCGGCCAGAAAGGTATTCCCCGAATAGGTCACGGGTGTCGATTGGATGACAGAGTTGGAATCCACGGAGAACCGGGTATCGCTCACCTGGTTCTCGAACCTGTGGAGGCTCAGGCCGATCGAGATCTCCCGCGGCCCGCGGAACGCGATTCCGAACGCATACGGCTCGCTGTAGCTGATCTTCTTGTCGAACCTGTTCACGACCGATCTGCTGGAATCCTCGAGCGAGAAGACCGAGGGAATGGTAAACTCGAGCGAGATCCCGGGGGAAATACGGAGCCCTGCGGCGTAATCTTCGAGGAACCGCTTGCCGGCGCCGCCGAGCTGCGCCGTCCAGGAGGGATCGCTCAATGAAGGGGAGAAGAAGTTTCCCGCGTCGATTTCCCAGTCCGAGATTCCGGCAAGTCCCGCAGGATTCCAGTCAAGCGCGCTCACCCCGTCGGAAAGGGCGGTGTACCCTCCCATGCCGATCGCCCGGGCCGAGCTCAGGTGTTGCGAATATGAGTTTGAACGGGTCATCATCATCATGCACAACACTGCCAATCCTATGCGGGTAGGAGGCACAAACTTCATAGACGGCGGTCAGGGACCAAGAGAAAGAAGCAGGTTATGCGTCGAAGACGCCGTCACCCTGATCGAATCGGGATATCCGTTGACGCTCACGGTCTTGCCGCTCTCCGATGTGAACGTAAAGAGCGCGGCCGGCTGTCCGCGCAGAATCTGGAGGAGCGTCGACGGGATGACGATTCCGCCGAGGTTCGAATTGACCCGAAGCCGGATCAGCGGCCTCGCGCGCAAGCCGGACTGCACCGAGCTGATGAGCACATTGACGGATGTGCCGCCGCCGGTCCAGCGGACGCGAAGATTGTGCGAGAGCGAGACTATTTCATCGGGCAGCGGTGAATCGACATGGAGAGCCGCCGGAGACTCCACGTCCACGGTGAACGGAAGGATCACGCCAAGTCCCGTTGCGCTCCACCGGTATGCGTGGTTGCCGACATACTGGAAGCCGCGGCCTCCGATGCCGTCGCGGCTCACAAGAAAATATTGTACCCCGAGCAGCGTGTCGAGCAAGAGCCGGGGAATCTGCAGACGCTTCTCGCGGGGAATGAGCGCAATGTCATCGATGCCGACGATCCCGGCGTTGAGCGTCTTGTAGCCAAGCGTCTGCGAGTCGATGATCACGGGGGCGGACCGGTCGAAAAAGATCGCCCGTGCAAGGGAACCTTCGTGATGCTCTGTCCTGCTATCGAACGACGACCCTGCGACGATCAACTGGCCCAGGCTCGTGCTTCCGACGGGCGGGAAGAGGCGCGTCGAGTCGATATCCTCAGTCCCGAACGCCCCGTCGGGCGAAATAGAAATTGGCGAAACCACCACGGGATTCGGAATCGCATCGTCGATCAGATTCACCGGGCCCTGCTTCTGGCAACCCGCGGCGATCAGAACGAGAATCAAGATGCTATGGTAGAGCGTCCATTTCATTCCGTTTCCTTTTCGCGATACCGGTTTCGCCGGCATTCGGTGCAATCTAATAAAAGCTTCCCCCGCCTGCAATACCGGTTCCGACGCAGACGGGGGAAATGAATGGTACCCGGGGTGTTACCGCACCACGATATATGGTGTACCCCAGAACTCGTTCGTAAACGGAGCGTCGGCGACATAGATCGAGCTCCACGACATGACATCGACAACCGCGTTGAAGCGAGCCGCGAGGATGCCCAGCGGCAGAATGGACGGCAGCCGGCTGATGAACACGCGTTGATAGACCCTGGTATAATTGCCGGGCCCGCCTGTCGTCGAAACCAGATGCATCAGCGTCCGGCGGCGTTCGGCGCCGTCACCCGCGATGCCGTACCGGAGGTGCGCGATTTCCGCCGAATCATCCGAGCTGTTGAGGGTGACGCGGACTCTTACGGAGTCTCCCACCCTGAAATGCGGCACCGAGCCGCGGAAGAGCCCGAGGCGGAACCACGTGTTCAGCGGATCCGTATAGGTCGTGTCGAAGTGTCCGATGTGCTCGATCTCAAGCGTGGAGAGCGAGAAGTTCTTGAGACTATCGGGCCTCGTGCGGCCGAGCACCATCGTGATGGCGACCGGGACCCAGTTCCTCAACGGATTGTCCGTGCGCGCAACGCGGATGAATCGCACCTTCCGCGTCACAACCTCGGTGAACGGCTTCTTGATGATGCTGTCGACGATGACCGTGTCCAGCGTCCTGGTTCCCACCCCGACCCAGAATTCGCCGGGAAGCACCTTCGTGATCGTCACGAGCGCCGACGAGTCGCCGGGAGCGATGACAACATCGTAATGGCGCGTGACCTGATTCCAGAAGATGCGGCGGCCCCAGCGGACAGGCGTAATGGTATCCCCGAAGGTTATTCCGAGATGGCCCAGATCGCCGATGTCGAGCTTCGCAAATCCGTCATACTCAGGAGCGCGCATCCCGTTGTCGTCGATTGTCGTTTCATCCGATGAGGAGAATCCGGCAACCGAATCGGTGGTCGCGACTTCTTCCTGCAGGGCCTGCTGATCCGTGACGGTCACCGGGGGATTGATGACATTATCCTTGGTGCACCCGGTCAGGTAGAACAAAAGACCCGCCGTGACACCCAAAACTGCCAGCTGCAAATTCTTCATGACTACCTCTCCTTTATAGAGTGACTTGCTGTGCGGTCTCAATTTAATTTTGCCCCGCCGCTCTCTCCCACACGCCCGCACGTGATTTTGAGATAGAAGAGCAGCGGGACAAATTCATCCACCATAGTCTAACAAACAGGCGTGAAAATTGAAACAGGGTGCCTCTCGCCTGTTGATGCGCTTCACATCCCTCGATTGAAGCGCATCCACATGGTGAGATAGGCATCAACCATCGTGCCAGGACGGTTCTTTACACGGAAGCTGTGAAATTCGAGGGGAAATGGGGGATCGGGTTGAAAAAGCGGGGAAATCGTGTGCCGGGTAGTGCGGGAATTCCGGAGAGTTACGCGGGATCGAACCCGATCACGCGGTCGGCGGATCCTTTTTCCATTCCCCGCGGCTATACGCCCCGATCAACTCGTCGAGGTAGGGATGGTAGCGTTGCGGGAGATTCTTGTATTTGGGCCGGGCCGCGGCGAGAACCTGTTCGGCAGAGCCGGATGGGTTGACGGCTTCGACGGCATTACCGAGATACTCGAGCAATTTCTTCTCAACCCTCCGGAGAACCTCCCGGTCGGAGGAGCCGGCGATTGCCACGACCGCGTCGCCGGTGTCCCACCGCTTCTCGACAAACGTCTTGAAGCAATACCCGCGCAGATATTCGGCAACCGTTCCGCGGTTGAATCCGCCCAGCTCTTCGGCTGTTTCGGAGATCGCATTCCGGGAGAAACCTTTTTCGCGCACTGAGCCGATGATCTGTTTTTCGATGTCCAGGACTGCCGTCGACGACGATGCGAGCTCCTCCGGAAGATCGATGATCCGGATCATATCGCGCCCTTCCGCTCTTGCCAGCAGGACAGCCCGCTTGAGGACGCTTTGAAGCTCGCGGACGTTTCCTTTCCATGGATACTTCAGAAATACCTCCATCACGATCGTGCTGCACTTCGTACCGGGGGATTCCCGCTCGATGAATCGCCCGACGAGAAGCGGGAGGTCCGCCTGGCGGTCTCTGAGCGGCGGGAGATTTACGGAAAAGACATTGAGGCGGTAGTAGAGATCCTCTCTGAACTTCTTCTGCTGCACCGCGTCGCGCAGGTCGCGGTTCGTCGCGGCGATCACGCGGACATTCACCTTCATCGTTTCCGTCCCTCCGACCCTGTCGAGCGTGCCGTCCTGCAACACGCGGAGGAGTTTCACCTGAAACGCCTCGCTCGTCTCTCCGATTTCATCGAGAAAAATCGTCCCCCCGTCCGCCAGCTCGAATCTCCCGGCCCTCTCGCGCACTGCGCCAGTGAAGGCGCCGCGTTCGTGTCCAAAGAGTTCGCTTTCGAGGAGCGTCTCGGTGAGCGCCCCGCAATTGACGGCGACAAACGGCCCGGCTCCCCTGGAGGAGTGGGCGTGTATCGCCCGCGCCACCAGTTCCTTCCCGGTGCCGCTTTCGCCCATAACGAGGACATTCGCGTCGTTATTCGAGATCTTCTTTATGAAAGCCACAATTTCCTGCATCGGTCCGGAGGCGCGATAGAGGATCCCGTTGAAGTCCTCCGCTTCCCCTCCACTCTGCGGCGACTCCTTGTGCGGTTGAAGATCGTCGGCCTGCGTGCGCAACCGGGCGATTTCGGATTGGTACGCCGCGATCTCTTCCTGGAGGGCCGCACCGCGCGGCTCGCCGTTCGGCTGCCGGAGGGCGCCGAGTTCCTCCTCGAGCGATTTCAGCCGCTTCTCTTTGTCGTGCAGGAGCCGGTGAATCGATTCCTTCTCCTCCCTGAGCGACGTGACCTGTCCCTGGACCAGCTGGTGCCTGAAGAGCACGAGCCCTGCCGTAACTACCAGCGCCGCGAAGAGAGAGGGAACAACCGGTAGAATGATCGAAGAGGACGAGAAGGTCCAGCAGGAGGCGATCAGGAGCACAAGCGCCGAGGCGATGATCGCCAGAATGCCCGCGAGCTGGCGTCTCGATTCCATGAACAGGATGCAGGCGCATCCCAAAGAGAACGCCAGGAGGTAACCGGCGGTTTCCGATATCCTCCGAAGAAACGAATCGTGGAGGGCATCGTGAATGATCGTCGCGTGGAGGCCGATCGACGGAAACTGGGAGGAGAATGGAGTCGAGAGGAACGGACTTCTCCCGCCGGCGATAATGCCGAGGAGGACTATCTTTCCCCTGATCTGCGCGATGACGGGGGGAGTTGTGCCGCCCGATTGGCGCACGTCGTACGCTTTCAGAAACTCGACCGTGGAAATGAGGTTGAGCGAACCGGTCCCTCCGGTGAAATTAGGAGTGATGGAACCGTCATCGGAATAGTGAATCCTCACGCGGCGACCCTCTGCGCCGATTTCGGCGTCTCCGTCGCCGATCCTTACATCCGACCTGGAAGCTCCGAGCCCGATTCGGAGAACCTCGAACGCGAAGGAGGGAAGGCGGCCTTGACTCGTACTCACGAAGAGGGGCAGCTTTGAGGTTTCGAGCATGGTGGTGTGCCCGAAGCTCGCCGAGCTTTTAAGTAATTCTGGAAACGGAAGCTCAAGCCCCCTGCCGGAGGGAAAGGGTTCCTCCCGGCCGGGAGGATACGCGATGCTGGATGGAATCGCGCTTATCCCGCTCGCTCCGTGGCTCCCGGTGTCGGGGGCGTTCAGGGACCGGAAATAACCCCCGAGTACGACGTTGCCTGATTTCCGGACCACCGCCGAAAGGATCTCATCATACTCAGGGTGCTCCGGATCGGGCTCGGTAAAGGCGACGTCCACACCGACGGCCTTCGCGCCCAGGTCATGGAGCACGTCGAGGATCAGCGCATAGTAGCTTCGTTTGAGGGGGATCCCGCCGAGCGAAGCGATGTCGTCGCCGGAAAGGTAGAGGATGACGATCGAGGAATCGATTTTTGATTCGCCGCGGAGGTGATACTTCGTCGCGGTGAACGATTCTTCCAGCGCGTCGAAGGGGCCTGAGAGAACGCGCGAGAGGAGAAGCGCAAGGACGATGAGGCCGATCCCGAGGTAGAACCGTTTCGATTTCCCCTGTTCCATCCGTGCGGCCTACCGGTTGGTCAATCCACGGGGCTGGAGCCACTGCAGGGGATCCTGCTTCTCGCGATCCTTCCAGATTTCAAAATGAAGCTGAGGACCGGAGAGGGCCTCGCCGCTTTTCCCGATCTGATCCCCTTCTTTCACGTCGTCTCCTTCGTTCACGGAGATCTCCAGAAGGTGGGCGTAGACGGTCCGGTACCCGCCCTGGTGGTTCACGATGACGAGGTTGCCGAAGGACGGGAGCCACCAGATCGTGGAGACTTCGCCCGCGGCGACCGCATCCACGACGGTGCCGGAGGAAACCCCGATGTCGATGCCGGTATTCTGTGTCACCGTGTGAAGGGTGCGATTTTCCTGGACCCCGAACCGCCCGATGATCTTTCCCTGCGACACCGGCCACGAGAGCTTGCCCCTCAAGAGATCGAACCCCGTTCCGGGCCGCGAAACGCTCCCGCCCGGACGCGTACTCTGATCGGGCGGTTTTCGCGCTGGTCCGGCCTTCTCGCGGTCGATCAGGCCCGCGACGAGTTGCTCCAGTTTCTTTGCGTCTTCGATCTTGCGATTGATTTCGCGTGTAAAGTTTCGCTTGTCTTTTCGGATCGTCGCAAGGAGCGCTTTCCGCGATTGGACGCGGCCGGCGAGCTTTTTCTCTTCGCGCGCCTTTTCCGCGATCAGCTGGCGGCGGTTCGCAAGCTGCCGTTCCAGTTTCGTGTTCTGCGCCTGAAGGTCGGCCCGTTGATCGGAAATGCTGTCGAGATCCTGCCGGCGCTGTTCGGAAAACCGCTTCAGATACTCCGAGCGGATAAGCATCTGGTTCAACGAGCGCGACGTGAGGAGCAATTCGAGATCGTACGTGCGGCCGGACTTGTAGGCGGTCGTGACGTACCGGGCATACTCCTGCTTGAGGAAACCGACCCGGTCGCTCAAAGTGCCGATGAGAGCGCGGTCGCGGTCGATATCGTCGGAGAGGGATTTCTCTTCGTCCTTCAGCCTGCCGATCAGCTTTCGGACGAGCGAGGCCTGGTGATCGTAGCTGTCGAGGAGTTCGAGCGTCGCGTGTTCCTTCCGCTCCTTCCCCTTGATCTTCTGTTCGAACTGATCGATCTCTTTTCTCAGCTTTTCGAGATCGGAGCGTTTCTGCTTCAGCTCGCTCCGTTGGGCGCCGGAAGAAGCCGCAAACAATCCGGAGATCAGGAGCAGTGCGAGGAAGGTTGCGCGGGGGGTCATCAGCGCCGGATGATCTCTGCGCGATCGGGAATGGTGAGCGAGCATTCGACCGGCTTGTTGACTTCCAGGCCGGAGTACGCGATGGTGATGCTCCTCTTTTCCTGCGGGAAAATCACGCGCAACAGTTTCGGGACCGCAACCGGGGGAGAGTCGTCGATCCTGGATGCCGTGGCCGTAACGGCCGGGCTGCCCGCGCTGTCTGCGACGCGGTAACTGGTCACAACGAAATCCTCCCCGTCGATCTGGTATTCCTTGCTGTCGGTCCGTTCGGCGTACCGGAGCACGTAGCGGTCGTCCTCCACCGTAAACCGTGCGAGCGAATCGCCGGGCGATGCCGCGGGAAACTCTCCCGTGAAGACGTTCAGTATTTCATCGAACTCCATCTTCAGCTTGAGCATCGATTGAAGCGTCTTGCCGTCGGGTTTACCGATGATGGCCTTGTTCTCCATCTGGTTGAAAAAAACGAAGCGGTCGCGGCATAACTGCAACGTTGCCACATGGATCCCGAACGGCCCTTTGAACTCCACCAGGAGCGAGTCCGGCTTCTTGAGCGACGCGTCGAAGTAGCCCGAGTTCGACCCCTCGGGGACCTCCACGGTGATCGTGCCGTTTCCCCGGAGTGTCCTCACCTGCTCGTTCCGCTCCTGAACCCGGCGGATGACCTCGGCGGCCGGGAACGGGCGCTCTCTGATCGATTTCGCGGCTGGCGCGCACCCGGCGAACGCACACGCAAGGAGCAATACGCCGGTCCCGCAGGGGGTGCATCTCACAGACTTCCCCGTTGGATCTTCTCTTTCAACTCCGTATTTGTCGCGTCGAGCTGCAGGGCTTTCTGCCAGTACTCCATCGCCTTCTCTTTCTTCGACTGCTTGTAGTAGATGTCGCCGAGGTGTTCGTTGATGACCGGGCTGTTGCTCCCCAGCTCGATCGCCTTTTTGATGTACCTCTCTGCTTCATCGTACTGCTGGAGCCGGAAGTAGACCCAGCCGTAGGTGTCGAGGTAGGACTGGTTCGCCGGCTGCTGCTCGACTGCCTCCTTCGCCATGCGCAACGATCTCTGGAGCTGCAGCCCGCGCTCGGAAAGGCTGTAGGCGTAATTATTGAGAAGCAGGTGGTTGTGGGGATCCATCCGGAGCCCCCGTTCGTACATGCTGTCGGAATCCTCCGGCCGTTTCAACTCGTCGTAGGTAAGCGCAAGCGCGCTCACCGCGTCGACGCTTTTGTCGTTGAGCTGGATCGCCTTTTCGAGCGAGGCGGCGGCGTCGGCAAGGGCGTGTTTTCGCTGGTAGGAGATCCCGAGAAGGAAATGGATGCGGAATTCCTCGGGCACGACCTTCCGCGCTTCGGTGAGCACCTGAATCGCGTCGTCGAATCGTCCCTTGTCGTAGTAGATCGAGGCAATTCCGACCCAGCCGTCCGCGTTCCAGCTCGCGAGCTCCTTCACTTTTTGAAAATTCAGCATCGCGCCGGAATCGTCCTTGGTGATGTTGTCGATGGCCCCGAGGAACCAGTAGGGGCGCCAGTCGTCCGGATACTTTTTCTTGATGCGTTGAAAGAGGTTGATCGCGTAGGGGGCGACCGCGGAATCTTTCTGAATAAAATTAAGGAAGACCTGGCCGAACTTGAGCTGGTCATCCAACGAGAGAGAGTCCCTCCGGAGGACGGCCTCAAATTGTTCCGCGGCGGCGTCATAGTCCTGCCGTGTCAGGTAGGCGTGCGCGATCGAGGCCCGAACATCGAGGTTTTCGGGATGAAGTTCTATCAGCTCGTTGTAAATGCGAAGCGCCGTCGAAACGCTGTCGATCTTGAGGTAGGCGTCACCGAGGGCCTTTTTCACTTCAAAGTTTCCCGGATCGAGGGAGAGCATCCCTTTCAGTTGCTCAGTCGCCTCCCGGAGTTTTCCCATGCCGCTGTAGATCTGCGCCATCTGGAAATACGCGTCGGACTCGGGGCCGAACCGGTTGATGACCTCCTGGTAGACTTTCAGGGCCCGATCGGGTTTCTGCACTTGAAGAAGCCTGCCCAGGCTCAACCAGCCCTCCAGGTACATCGAGTCGATCTTGATCACCGCGTCGAATTCCCTGATCGCGCCGTCGAGATCGAGCGCGTTTACATAAACCTCCGCGAGCGTTTCGTGGTAGGTCCTGTTGTCGGGCTCCAGACGGACCGCCTCAAGTCCCATCTGAATGGCCCGGGTATGGTTATCGAGAATCGAATAGTCTTTTGCGATCGCGTGGTAAATGGCGGGATCCTGCCTGGTCTGGAGGGCTTCCTGGTATTGCAGGATGGCTTCGGCGTATTTCCCCGTCTGGTCGAGCAGAGATCCTTCGATGAAACGGCGGAGCGCGAGATCATCGTCCGGGAGTTGTTTCAGCGGAAAGCTGCCCGAAGGTTTGGAGGATTGCGCCGTGGTCCCGGATCCTCCGCAGCCGGCGAAGATGAGCCCCGACAACAAGATCGGCGCAGTCCAATATGTCATCCGCCTCCAGGATCGCCTGAAAGTTTTCATAAAAAAATATACCGAATTAGCGCTAGAATAACAACGGCGGGTAGTGCCACAGTTTAACCTTCTCTCGTCATCCCGACATGTTTTAGGTCGGGATCTTTATAAAAGAGTTGAAAGATGCTGACCAGGAGCATGTCAGCATGACGAGGTGGAGAGGCATGTGGCTAGGTAGAGTAGCTCGGTAGGGCAGTTCCTCAGCGCCTTCTCACTCTCGGATTATCCGGAACGAAGATCGCGGTTTGCGACGCGAGATCCCTCAGCCCCGCATGCAGCCCTTTTATTGTGATGCTGAGCTGCTCGCCGGCGATCTTGTTCCAATCCGGCTTGCCGTTAATCTCGCGCCCCACGAGCTTGACGACATCGCTTTGAGAGGGAGGTATGATCAGGGCGGGCAGCGGGAGGAATTTGCCGTTGTACTGGTAGGGAATGTTCTGCGAGCTTACTTTGATCGCGCCCCGGTCGAGGAAGAGCGTATCCCGGTTATTGTTTGTCAACTCGATCTCGATGTCGGTGACGACCCCTTCCTCCATCCTGTAGCGGGCCCGGAACAGATACTCAATGCGGCCCGGCCGGTCCGCGAGGCGGTACTCCTGGCAATTGCACCCGTCGTTGATTGCCCGGTAGAAGTACATCCCCGGTTCCGGTGCCGGCGCACAGCCGGGCTCCGGGAGCGTGATGACCGCTCCGAGGACCGATAGGATGAGTAACCGTTTGATTCGCGTCATTCTGAACAGATCCTTCGGTCGCTGCGCTCCCTCAGGATGACCGGAGTGCTACTTTTTTGCCTTCTGCGCCCGCTCAAAACCCGGTTTGATCACCTTGTAGATGAGCTCGATCCGCTTCTTATAAGGAACAAACGCGCTCTTCATTGCGTTCAGAGACAGCTTCTCGAGATCATGGAGGGTCAGATTAAAGGCGTCGGCGGCGAGCTTATACTCGCGTGAGAGAGTCGTCTTGCTCATGAGCCGGTCGTCCGTATTGAGCGTAACGCGGAAACGATAGCGGTGATAAATCCCGAACGGGTGCTCCTCGATACTCTTCACCGCGCCCGTATCCACATTGCTGGTCAGGCATATCTCCAGAGGTATCCTCTTGTCGAGCACGTACTGGGCGAGATACCCCATGTTGGCGACCTCGGTCGGGTCGTCGTCCGACACCGACATATCCTCGATCAAACGCGTGGCGTGGCCGATGCGATGCGCGCCGCACCACTGGATCGCCTGCCAGATCGATTCCTTGCCGAAGGCTTCGCCGGCATGAATCGTGATGTTGAAGTTTTCCCGCTGGATATAGTGAAAGGCGTCGACGTGTTTCTTGGGAGGATAGCCCCCTTCTTCGCCCGCCAGGTCGAATCCGACCACGCCGCGCTCCCGGAAATCGATCGCGAGCTCCGCCATCTCCTGGGAGAGCGTCATATCCCGCATCGCGCAGATGATGAGGCCGAATTCGACTCCAAAATCCCTCCTTCCCCTCTCCAGCCCGCGCAACACCGACGAGACGATCTCCTCCCAGTGCATGCCCCGCTCCGTGTGCAGGACCGGCGCGAACCTCGTCTCCACATAGACGACGCCGTCCTCGTGCATGTCTTCCATCATCTCGTATGCCACCCGCTCGATCGCCTCGTCCGTTTGCATGACTCCGGTCGTGTGGGCGAATCCCTCGAGGTAGAGCGGCAGGCTTCCCCGCTGGGCGCCGCGGTGGAACCACTCCCCCAGCTCTCCCGCATCCGTCGTCGGAAGCTTGTCGTATCCGAGATCCCTTGCCAGCTCGATGATCGTCTGAGGCCGCAAGCCTCCGTCGAGGTGATCGTGGAGCAGAGGCTTCGGAAGCGTGCGGATAAATTTTTCTGTCAGTTTCATATGATCAATTCCCCTACTTCTTTTTCAACCGCCTTGAGAACGATTCCATCCTTCACTAATTTGAGGGCCGACTGTATGTCGTCATGGAGGACGCGGTCCCGTCCCAGATGCTTGATCCTGCTGCGGAGTACCCGGTGGGCCGCTTCGACTCCTTTTCCGGCGGCCATCTTCCGT from Bacteroidota bacterium encodes the following:
- a CDS encoding sigma 54-interacting transcriptional regulator, whose amino-acid sequence is MEQGKSKRFYLGIGLIVLALLLSRVLSGPFDALEESFTATKYHLRGESKIDSSIVILYLSGDDIASLGGIPLKRSYYALILDVLHDLGAKAVGVDVAFTEPDPEHPEYDEILSAVVRKSGNVVLGGYFRSLNAPDTGSHGASGISAIPSSIAYPPGREEPFPSGRGLELPFPELLKSSASFGHTTMLETSKLPLFVSTSQGRLPSFAFEVLRIGLGASRSDVRIGDGDAEIGAEGRRVRIHYSDDGSITPNFTGGTGSLNLISTVEFLKAYDVRQSGGTTPPVIAQIRGKIVLLGIIAGGRSPFLSTPFSSQFPSIGLHATIIHDALHDSFLRRISETAGYLLAFSLGCACILFMESRRQLAGILAIIASALVLLIASCWTFSSSSIILPVVPSLFAALVVTAGLVLFRHQLVQGQVTSLREEKESIHRLLHDKEKRLKSLEEELGALRQPNGEPRGAALQEEIAAYQSEIARLRTQADDLQPHKESPQSGGEAEDFNGILYRASGPMQEIVAFIKKISNNDANVLVMGESGTGKELVARAIHAHSSRGAGPFVAVNCGALTETLLESELFGHERGAFTGAVRERAGRFELADGGTIFLDEIGETSEAFQVKLLRVLQDGTLDRVGGTETMKVNVRVIAATNRDLRDAVQQKKFREDLYYRLNVFSVNLPPLRDRQADLPLLVGRFIERESPGTKCSTIVMEVFLKYPWKGNVRELQSVLKRAVLLARAEGRDMIRIIDLPEELASSSTAVLDIEKQIIGSVREKGFSRNAISETAEELGGFNRGTVAEYLRGYCFKTFVEKRWDTGDAVVAIAGSSDREVLRRVEKKLLEYLGNAVEAVNPSGSAEQVLAAARPKYKNLPQRYHPYLDELIGAYSRGEWKKDPPTA
- a CDS encoding peptidoglycan DD-metalloendopeptidase family protein — protein: MTPRATFLALLLISGLFAASSGAQRSELKQKRSDLEKLRKEIDQFEQKIKGKERKEHATLELLDSYDHQASLVRKLIGRLKDEEKSLSDDIDRDRALIGTLSDRVGFLKQEYARYVTTAYKSGRTYDLELLLTSRSLNQMLIRSEYLKRFSEQRRQDLDSISDQRADLQAQNTKLERQLANRRQLIAEKAREEKKLAGRVQSRKALLATIRKDKRNFTREINRKIEDAKKLEQLVAGLIDREKAGPARKPPDQSTRPGGSVSRPGTGFDLLRGKLSWPVSQGKIIGRFGVQENRTLHTVTQNTGIDIGVSSGTVVDAVAAGEVSTIWWLPSFGNLVIVNHQGGYRTVYAHLLEISVNEGDDVKEGDQIGKSGEALSGPQLHFEIWKDREKQDPLQWLQPRGLTNR
- a CDS encoding adenosine deaminase, which gives rise to MKLTEKFIRTLPKPLLHDHLDGGLRPQTIIELARDLGYDKLPTTDAGELGEWFHRGAQRGSLPLYLEGFAHTTGVMQTDEAIERVAYEMMEDMHEDGVVYVETRFAPVLHTERGMHWEEIVSSVLRGLERGRRDFGVEFGLIICAMRDMTLSQEMAELAIDFRERGVVGFDLAGEEGGYPPKKHVDAFHYIQRENFNITIHAGEAFGKESIWQAIQWCGAHRIGHATRLIEDMSVSDDDPTEVANMGYLAQYVLDKRIPLEICLTSNVDTGAVKSIEEHPFGIYHRYRFRVTLNTDDRLMSKTTLSREYKLAADAFNLTLHDLEKLSLNAMKSAFVPYKKRIELIYKVIKPGFERAQKAKK
- a CDS encoding tetratricopeptide repeat protein, producing the protein MTYWTAPILLSGLIFAGCGGSGTTAQSSKPSGSFPLKQLPDDDLALRRFIEGSLLDQTGKYAEAILQYQEALQTRQDPAIYHAIAKDYSILDNHTRAIQMGLEAVRLEPDNRTYHETLAEVYVNALDLDGAIREFDAVIKIDSMYLEGWLSLGRLLQVQKPDRALKVYQEVINRFGPESDAYFQMAQIYSGMGKLREATEQLKGMLSLDPGNFEVKKALGDAYLKIDSVSTALRIYNELIELHPENLDVRASIAHAYLTRQDYDAAAEQFEAVLRRDSLSLDDQLKFGQVFLNFIQKDSAVAPYAINLFQRIKKKYPDDWRPYWFLGAIDNITKDDSGAMLNFQKVKELASWNADGWVGIASIYYDKGRFDDAIQVLTEARKVVPEEFRIHFLLGISYQRKHALADAAASLEKAIQLNDKSVDAVSALALTYDELKRPEDSDSMYERGLRMDPHNHLLLNNYAYSLSERGLQLQRSLRMAKEAVEQQPANQSYLDTYGWVYFRLQQYDEAERYIKKAIELGSNSPVINEHLGDIYYKQSKKEKAMEYWQKALQLDATNTELKEKIQRGSL
- a CDS encoding DUF4292 domain-containing protein, with the protein product MRCTPCGTGVLLLACAFAGCAPAAKSIRERPFPAAEVIRRVQERNEQVRTLRGNGTITVEVPEGSNSGYFDASLKKPDSLLVEFKGPFGIHVATLQLCRDRFVFFNQMENKAIIGKPDGKTLQSMLKLKMEFDEILNVFTGEFPAASPGDSLARFTVEDDRYVLRYAERTDSKEYQIDGEDFVVTSYRVADSAGSPAVTATASRIDDSPPVAVPKLLRVIFPQEKRSITIAYSGLEVNKPVECSLTIPDRAEIIRR